One genomic window of Campylobacter curvus includes the following:
- a CDS encoding Do family serine endopeptidase has translation MKKVMLISVVAASLLFAADINFNEANSDITRVSPAQNDKNVILSYHSSISEAKKSVVNISTTKTINTQGVDQMFNDPFFKEFFGFNFGVPKEREKSTSLGSGVIASKDGYIITNNHVIEDSDQILVTLAKGGKEYKAKVIGSDPKTDLAVIKIEANDLDAITFADSSKLLDGDVVFAIGNPFGVGESVTQGIVSGLNKDNIGLNQYENFIQTDASINPGNSGGALVDSRGYLVGINSAILSRSGDNNGIGFAIPSSMVKDIAKRLISDGKIERGYIGVTIANLTDEQKELYTNKEGALISSVEKGLPADEAGLKRGDLVISANDKPIKNANDLKNFIGSLSPNSSVDLTYERSGKIMNAKFKLANMETSAKASKESAIIDGLSVTTLTDDTRFKFKLNPDTVGVLVTDVKTGSKAEDFGFERGDIIVQVGEEIVKDVQSFSKMIKQSNGKKTLVWVNRRGIMQGLVVK, from the coding sequence ATGAAAAAAGTTATGCTTATTTCAGTTGTTGCCGCAAGCCTTCTTTTTGCGGCCGATATAAATTTTAACGAGGCGAATTCGGACATTACTCGCGTTTCACCCGCTCAAAATGATAAAAACGTGATACTTTCATATCATAGCTCGATCTCCGAGGCCAAAAAATCGGTAGTAAATATCTCCACCACAAAGACCATAAACACCCAAGGCGTGGATCAGATGTTTAACGATCCTTTTTTCAAAGAATTTTTTGGCTTTAACTTTGGAGTGCCAAAAGAGCGTGAAAAGAGCACATCGCTTGGCTCCGGCGTCATCGCCTCAAAGGACGGATACATCATCACAAATAACCACGTCATCGAGGATAGCGATCAGATATTAGTCACCTTGGCAAAGGGCGGCAAAGAGTATAAAGCCAAAGTCATCGGAAGCGATCCTAAAACCGATCTGGCCGTCATAAAAATAGAAGCGAACGATCTTGACGCGATAACTTTCGCCGACTCTTCAAAGCTGCTTGACGGCGATGTCGTATTTGCTATCGGCAACCCATTTGGCGTGGGCGAGAGTGTGACTCAAGGCATCGTCTCCGGGCTAAATAAAGACAACATCGGTCTAAATCAATACGAGAATTTCATCCAGACCGACGCCTCTATAAATCCCGGAAATTCAGGAGGTGCGCTGGTAGATAGCAGAGGATATTTGGTGGGTATAAATTCTGCCATACTTTCACGCAGTGGTGATAACAACGGCATCGGCTTTGCCATACCTTCAAGCATGGTAAAAGATATCGCTAAAAGGCTGATATCTGACGGCAAGATAGAGCGCGGATATATCGGCGTCACGATAGCAAATTTAACTGACGAGCAAAAAGAACTTTATACAAACAAAGAGGGTGCGCTCATCAGTAGCGTAGAGAAGGGCTTGCCTGCTGATGAAGCCGGGCTAAAACGCGGCGATTTGGTCATATCGGCAAACGACAAACCTATAAAAAATGCAAACGATCTTAAGAATTTCATAGGCTCCTTGTCACCAAACAGTAGCGTAGACCTCACTTACGAGCGCTCCGGCAAGATCATGAATGCTAAATTTAAACTCGCAAATATGGAAACGAGCGCAAAAGCCAGTAAAGAAAGCGCCATAATCGACGGGCTAAGTGTCACGACATTGACTGACGATACTCGCTTTAAATTTAAGCTAAATCCCGATACCGTAGGCGTCTTAGTCACTGATGTAAAGACCGGCTCAAAGGCCGAGGATTTTGGCTTTGAGCGTGGAGATATCATCGTCCAAGTAGGCGAAGAGATCGTCAAAGATGTGCAAAGCTTTTCAAAAATGATAAAACAATCAAACGGCAAAAAGACCCTAGTCTGGGTCAATCGCAGAGGCATAATGCAAGGTCTTGTCGTAAAATAA
- a CDS encoding DnaJ family protein produces the protein MSESLYETLGVSKGATSDEIKKAYRRLARKYHPDINKDPGAEDKFKEINAAYEILSDEKKRAQYDQYGDSMFGGQNFHDFAQGSADMGDLNEILRNIFSGGFGGGGAKFSSGFGRGFEGFSSAGFGGFGAMDLDINAKVSIPFDVAITGGEHRINFNGESLKIKIPSGINDGEKLRIKGKGNSAGGRTGDLILSVSIEPSDEYERDGDDLYKDVEIPLKTMMFGGKVAIHTFKKDVTIKIAENSKTGTKIRLKGYGVQNRKSGIYGDLYLKARIKLPDIHELDPKLVEILREKLPE, from the coding sequence ATGAGTGAGAGCTTATACGAGACCTTGGGCGTCTCAAAAGGCGCGACAAGCGATGAAATAAAAAAAGCATACAGAAGACTAGCCAGAAAATACCACCCTGATATAAACAAAGACCCGGGCGCCGAAGATAAATTTAAAGAGATAAACGCAGCCTACGAAATCTTAAGCGACGAAAAAAAGCGCGCGCAATACGATCAATACGGCGATAGTATGTTCGGCGGACAAAATTTCCATGATTTTGCTCAAGGCTCGGCGGACATGGGTGATCTAAACGAGATTTTACGTAATATATTTTCAGGTGGCTTTGGCGGCGGCGGAGCGAAATTTAGCAGCGGCTTTGGCAGAGGGTTCGAAGGCTTTAGCAGTGCGGGATTTGGCGGGTTTGGCGCGATGGATCTTGATATAAACGCCAAAGTCAGCATACCTTTTGACGTAGCGATAACAGGCGGCGAACATAGGATAAATTTTAACGGCGAGAGCCTGAAGATCAAGATCCCAAGCGGTATAAACGACGGCGAAAAGCTTCGCATAAAAGGCAAAGGAAATAGCGCGGGCGGCAGGACGGGAGACCTCATCCTAAGCGTCAGTATCGAGCCTAGCGACGAATACGAACGTGATGGCGACGATCTTTACAAAGATGTCGAGATCCCGTTAAAAACGATGATGTTTGGCGGCAAGGTAGCCATACATACGTTTAAAAAAGACGTAACGATAAAGATAGCTGAAAATTCTAAGACCGGCACAAAGATCAGGCTCAAAGGATACGGCGTGCAAAACAGAAAGAGCGGAATTTACGGAGACCTTTATCTAAAAGCGCGCATAAAACTACCGGATATACACGAGCTAGACCCGAAATTAGTCGAAATTTTAAGAGAAAAACTACCGGAGTGA
- a CDS encoding heat shock protein transcriptional repressor HspR, whose translation MQNYEEPVYLISVVAKVLSIHPQTLRQYEREGLIEPSRTDGRMRLYSQKDVDRVKMILRLTRDLGVNLAGVDVILQLKEKMDEFEATIDELKEQLNKSKQSAIPAKKSLVKHKNSFDLIFYEGKK comes from the coding sequence ATGCAAAACTATGAAGAACCAGTATATCTCATCAGCGTTGTGGCAAAGGTGCTTAGCATACACCCTCAAACCCTGCGCCAATACGAACGCGAAGGCCTCATCGAGCCTTCTCGCACGGACGGGCGCATGCGGCTTTACTCGCAAAAAGATGTCGATCGTGTCAAGATGATACTGCGTCTAACGCGTGATCTTGGCGTGAATTTAGCCGGCGTAGACGTCATACTTCAGCTAAAGGAAAAAATGGACGAATTTGAAGCTACGATAGACGAGCTCAAAGAGCAGCTAAACAAAAGCAAGCAAAGTGCGATACCTGCTAAAAAATCGCTCGTCAAACATAAAAATAGTTTCGATCTGATATTCTACGAAGGAAAAAAATAA
- a CDS encoding cation:proton antiporter: MDFLLGLLITIAISVALNVIFNKFSVPTIIGYIVTGVLISEVLDFKSTDDVAHIAEFGIVFLMFTIGLEFSFKHLMAMKKEVFLNGTLQVCISGFAIGILLFYVMKIPDRSSLIAGLAFALSSTAIVLKTLNDSGDISQNFGRKALGILLFQDIAVIPILLMVDIFSQQGSSINELLLKTLVSALILIVVLYVIGKYVINWIFYKVVQTNSQEVFITTIMLLVVGGSELAHKFGFSYSLGAFLAGMMMAETQYKHQIEADLIPFRDILLGMFFIMIGMQINFGVVMQNILVIAALVIAVMAIKALVVFGILKVYLSRRVAAKTALSICQVGEFALAVFGLMSTRDLLEPKIAQIFIATSVVSMFITPFILKNLNRLADFIEKEIAIEPNEMIKPQKIKNHIVVFGYGQLGQEVVLRLKEQKILYLVLENDISLVELGRSRGENVFLGNALQTQTLENACLQNAAAVIITVDNEQRLELIAKKIKDYGADIQTIIRFNGREEKELFRDLGSSFHLISEERSIARSLVHEALQCKIDKDIGR, encoded by the coding sequence ATGGACTTCTTGCTCGGGCTTTTGATCACGATAGCCATATCCGTCGCGTTAAACGTAATATTTAACAAATTTTCCGTACCGACCATCATCGGCTACATCGTAACAGGCGTTTTGATCTCGGAGGTGCTGGACTTTAAAAGCACCGATGACGTCGCACATATAGCAGAATTTGGCATAGTGTTTTTGATGTTTACAATAGGTCTTGAATTTAGCTTCAAACACCTGATGGCGATGAAAAAAGAAGTCTTTTTAAACGGTACTTTGCAGGTTTGCATAAGCGGCTTTGCGATCGGAATTTTGCTTTTTTACGTGATGAAGATACCCGATAGATCCTCGCTCATAGCAGGTCTGGCCTTTGCGCTCTCATCGACAGCCATAGTGCTAAAGACGCTAAACGATAGCGGAGACATCTCGCAAAATTTCGGTCGCAAGGCGCTTGGAATTTTGCTTTTTCAAGACATCGCGGTCATCCCTATCCTTTTGATGGTGGATATCTTTAGCCAACAAGGAAGCTCTATAAACGAGCTTTTGCTAAAAACCTTGGTGAGCGCGCTTATTTTGATCGTCGTGCTTTACGTCATAGGCAAATACGTCATCAACTGGATATTTTACAAGGTCGTGCAGACCAATTCGCAAGAGGTTTTCATCACTACGATAATGCTGCTAGTCGTGGGCGGTAGCGAGCTGGCGCACAAATTTGGCTTTTCATACTCATTGGGGGCGTTTTTGGCGGGCATGATGATGGCTGAGACGCAGTATAAACACCAAATCGAAGCCGACCTCATCCCGTTTAGAGATATTTTGCTCGGAATGTTTTTCATCATGATCGGCATGCAGATAAATTTTGGCGTCGTCATGCAAAATATCCTAGTCATCGCTGCATTAGTGATCGCCGTGATGGCGATAAAAGCCCTCGTAGTTTTTGGTATATTGAAGGTATATCTAAGTCGTAGAGTAGCGGCAAAGACGGCTCTTAGCATTTGTCAGGTCGGAGAATTCGCACTCGCGGTTTTTGGCCTAATGAGCACAAGAGACCTACTAGAGCCCAAAATAGCTCAAATTTTCATCGCGACATCGGTAGTGTCAATGTTCATAACGCCTTTCATACTTAAAAATTTAAACCGCTTGGCAGATTTTATCGAAAAAGAGATCGCGATAGAGCCAAACGAGATGATAAAACCGCAAAAGATAAAAAACCATATCGTAGTCTTTGGCTACGGGCAGCTCGGACAAGAGGTCGTGCTACGCCTAAAAGAGCAAAAGATCTTATATCTCGTGCTTGAAAACGATATAAGCCTCGTCGAGCTTGGCAGGAGCCGCGGCGAAAATGTATTTTTAGGAAACGCACTGCAAACCCAAACTCTTGAAAACGCTTGCTTGCAAAATGCTGCAGCGGTCATAATAACCGTCGATAACGAACAACGCCTTGAGCTGATTGCCAAAAAGATAAAAGACTACGGAGCAGATATCCAAACGATCATAAGATTCAACGGGCGCGAGGAGAAGGAGCTTTTCCGCGACCTGGGCAGCAGCTTTCACCTTATCAGCGAAGAGCGCTCTATCGCTAGGTCTTTGGTGCATGAAGCCCTACAATGCAAGATAGATAAGGACATCGGTAGGTGA
- a CDS encoding ABC transporter permease, which produces MTSLPKYLLFKYLRFDKTQPFITLSAVLAFLGVSIGLMVLIVAMAIMNGFDKEFERKLFTMNYPISVMSAFKGEINDELTAELKAKFPELKFSPYISTQVIYRGANALEGGLLFGVNSADEKQINSVVKEALKDKELDGYEILIGSGIKIEFGLKQNDKLTLIFTKADPSGFSLIPKMKRFDVAVGFSSGLIAYDKTYSYTSVQALRKILDYPEGVYDGIHVYSPKPFDDLTRVQEALPMGLKAIGWWQQNGNFFSALALEKRALFIVLMLIILVASLNIISSLLMTVMNRRQEIALLLALGASKNEIKQSFFYQGLVIGGSGIVFGLILGFVGMWLLGNFNIINLPADVYGTSKLPMELSLLDFAMIVAGAVLIVAVSSYYPAKKATQIDVLQTLRNE; this is translated from the coding sequence ATGACTAGCTTGCCAAAATATCTGCTGTTTAAGTATCTGCGTTTTGATAAAACACAGCCCTTTATCACGCTTAGTGCGGTGCTTGCGTTTTTGGGCGTGAGTATCGGGCTGATGGTGCTTATCGTCGCGATGGCGATAATGAACGGCTTTGATAAGGAATTTGAGCGCAAGCTTTTTACCATGAACTACCCGATATCCGTTATGAGCGCTTTTAAAGGCGAGATAAACGACGAGCTGACAGCAGAGCTCAAGGCTAAATTCCCGGAGCTTAAATTTAGCCCTTATATCAGCACGCAAGTCATTTACCGAGGCGCAAATGCACTTGAAGGAGGCCTGCTTTTTGGCGTAAATTCAGCCGATGAAAAGCAGATAAACTCGGTCGTGAAAGAGGCCTTAAAAGACAAAGAGCTAGACGGATATGAAATTTTGATCGGAAGCGGGATAAAAATCGAATTTGGCTTGAAGCAAAACGACAAGCTCACTTTGATCTTTACCAAGGCCGATCCGAGCGGTTTTTCGCTGATACCAAAGATGAAGCGCTTTGATGTGGCGGTCGGATTTAGCTCCGGGCTGATCGCTTACGATAAGACATATTCATACACCTCCGTGCAGGCGCTGCGTAAAATTTTAGATTATCCTGAGGGCGTTTATGACGGCATACATGTTTATTCGCCAAAGCCGTTTGACGATCTTACCCGTGTGCAAGAGGCTCTACCTATGGGACTAAAGGCGATAGGCTGGTGGCAGCAAAACGGCAACTTCTTTTCAGCCCTCGCCCTTGAAAAGCGCGCTCTTTTTATCGTGCTGATGCTCATTATTTTGGTGGCGTCGCTAAACATCATAAGCTCGCTTCTCATGACCGTGATGAACCGCCGTCAAGAGATCGCATTGTTACTTGCACTAGGAGCCAGTAAAAACGAGATAAAACAAAGCTTTTTTTATCAAGGGCTCGTTATTGGCGGAAGCGGTATAGTTTTTGGCCTGATCCTGGGCTTTGTTGGTATGTGGCTACTTGGGAATTTTAATATCATAAATCTACCTGCCGATGTTTACGGCACGTCAAAGCTTCCTATGGAGCTAAGCCTGCTTGATTTTGCCATGATCGTTGCCGGAGCCGTGCTTATAGTGGCGGTATCGTCGTATTATCCGGCTAAAAAGGCAACGCAAATAGACGTACTTCAAACGCTTAGAAACGAATAG
- the secA gene encoding preprotein translocase subunit SecA — MVSAIFRKIFGTKNDREIKKYTKRVKFINALEPKYEAMSDEELKAAFNELRTKVKDGTLGLEEVLNDVFAIVRETSKRVLKMRHFDVQLIGGMVLHEGRIAEMKTGEGKTLVATLPVVLNAMSGKGVHVVTVNDYLAKRDATQMGELYNFLGLSVDVVLSGVYDDSVRQAAYNADITYGTNSEFGFDYLRDNMKFDAKDKVQREHNFVIVDEVDSILIDEARTPLIISGPTNRTLDGYIKADEVAQKLTRGEAADPNVPNSKATGDFVVDEKNRTIMITEAGISKAEKLFGVENLYNLENAILSHHLDQALKAHNLFERDVHYVVKNNEVVIVDEFTGRLSEGRRFSEGLHQALEAKEKVKIQEESQTLADTTYQNYFRMYKKLAGMTGTAQTEATEFSQIYKLDVISIPTNVPVMRIDKNDLIYKTQAEKFKAVIDEIKRSHEKGQPVLVGTASIERSEVLHEMLVRAKIPHSVLNAKNHEKEAQIIADAGAKGAVTIATNMAGRGVDIRIDDEVRALGGLYIIGTERHESRRIDNQLRGRAGRQGDPGMSRFYLSLEDNLLRIFGSDRIKAIMDRLGIDEGESIESRMVTRAVENAQKKVESLHFEARKHLLEYDDVANEQRKTIYKYRDELLDKEYDMSEKIAQNRGEYVALLLDQAEIFHGGLKDDYDIKNLCALIFNDCGEEIKESELSGLEYDEILAKLTEILAKRYDEKMSVLEPTQKRDIEKVLYLQVLDNAWREHLYQMDILKTGIGLRGYNQKDPLIEYKKESYNLFVELVSRLKSESVKMLQMVRLRSREEQERETAAMLERMQEQQDEGLKFNQREGEDAPAVREKKIPRNSPCPCGSGKKYKDCCGKSGPKKGILA; from the coding sequence ATGGTTTCAGCGATATTTCGAAAAATTTTCGGTACGAAAAACGATAGAGAGATCAAAAAATATACAAAAAGAGTGAAATTTATAAATGCACTCGAACCAAAATACGAAGCTATGAGTGATGAGGAGCTAAAAGCGGCGTTTAACGAGCTAAGAACGAAGGTCAAAGATGGCACACTTGGGCTTGAAGAGGTACTAAACGATGTCTTTGCTATCGTTAGAGAGACGAGCAAAAGGGTGCTAAAAATGCGTCACTTTGACGTTCAGCTCATTGGCGGTATGGTGCTTCACGAGGGTAGGATAGCCGAGATGAAAACCGGCGAGGGCAAGACGCTGGTCGCTACTTTGCCTGTCGTGCTAAACGCGATGAGCGGCAAAGGCGTGCATGTAGTGACCGTAAACGACTACCTCGCAAAGCGTGACGCCACGCAGATGGGCGAGCTTTATAACTTTCTAGGCTTAAGCGTCGATGTCGTGCTAAGCGGCGTTTATGATGATAGCGTCAGACAAGCGGCCTATAACGCGGACATCACATACGGTACGAACTCGGAATTTGGCTTTGACTACCTGCGCGATAATATGAAATTTGACGCCAAAGACAAGGTGCAAAGAGAGCATAACTTCGTCATTGTCGATGAGGTCGATAGTATCTTGATCGACGAAGCGAGAACGCCGCTCATCATTTCAGGCCCTACAAATCGCACGCTTGATGGATATATCAAAGCCGATGAAGTCGCGCAAAAGCTCACCAGGGGCGAAGCGGCCGACCCGAACGTGCCAAATTCCAAAGCTACGGGAGATTTCGTCGTCGATGAGAAAAACCGCACGATAATGATAACTGAGGCTGGCATCAGCAAGGCTGAGAAGCTATTTGGCGTTGAAAATTTATATAATCTTGAAAATGCGATCCTCAGCCATCATCTGGATCAAGCCCTAAAAGCGCACAATCTTTTCGAGCGTGACGTGCATTATGTCGTTAAAAACAACGAAGTGGTGATAGTCGATGAATTTACCGGACGTCTAAGCGAGGGCAGGCGCTTTAGCGAGGGGCTCCACCAAGCGCTTGAGGCTAAGGAAAAGGTCAAAATTCAAGAAGAGAGCCAAACTCTGGCCGATACGACATATCAAAACTATTTTAGGATGTATAAAAAACTAGCGGGCATGACCGGCACGGCGCAGACCGAGGCGACCGAATTTTCTCAAATTTACAAGCTTGATGTCATCTCGATACCTACAAATGTGCCTGTGATGCGTATCGATAAAAATGATCTCATTTACAAAACTCAGGCTGAGAAATTTAAAGCCGTGATAGACGAGATAAAGCGCTCCCACGAAAAAGGACAGCCCGTACTCGTGGGAACTGCTAGCATCGAACGAAGCGAAGTGCTCCATGAGATGCTAGTAAGAGCAAAGATCCCGCACTCCGTGCTAAATGCCAAAAATCACGAAAAAGAGGCGCAGATCATCGCTGACGCCGGTGCAAAAGGTGCGGTCACCATAGCTACAAATATGGCCGGACGCGGCGTAGATATCCGCATAGACGATGAGGTGCGCGCACTTGGCGGACTTTACATCATCGGCACAGAACGCCATGAGAGCAGACGTATAGACAATCAATTGCGCGGTCGTGCGGGACGTCAGGGCGATCCTGGTATGAGTAGATTTTACCTAAGCCTTGAAGACAACCTACTTAGAATTTTTGGTAGCGACCGCATAAAAGCGATAATGGATAGACTAGGCATCGATGAGGGCGAAAGCATCGAAAGCCGCATGGTGACACGTGCAGTCGAAAACGCCCAAAAGAAGGTCGAGAGCCTGCATTTTGAGGCTAGAAAGCACCTGCTAGAATACGATGACGTGGCGAATGAGCAGCGAAAAACGATATATAAATACCGCGACGAACTACTGGATAAAGAGTATGACATGAGCGAGAAAATAGCTCAAAACCGCGGTGAGTACGTAGCACTTTTGCTTGATCAGGCTGAAATTTTCCACGGCGGGCTAAAAGATGACTACGATATCAAAAATTTATGCGCGCTCATCTTTAACGACTGCGGCGAGGAGATAAAGGAGAGCGAGCTAAGCGGGCTTGAATACGATGAAATTTTAGCCAAGCTCACTGAAATTTTAGCCAAACGATATGATGAAAAGATGAGCGTTTTAGAGCCTACCCAAAAGCGCGATATCGAAAAAGTGCTGTATCTGCAAGTGCTAGACAACGCTTGGAGAGAGCATCTTTATCAAATGGATATCCTAAAAACCGGCATCGGGCTTCGCGGCTACAACCAAAAAGATCCGCTCATCGAGTATAAAAAAGAGAGCTATAACCTTTTCGTGGAGCTCGTCTCAAGGCTAAAAAGCGAGAGCGTGAAGATGCTTCAAATGGTGCGCCTAAGAAGCCGCGAGGAGCAGGAGCGTGAGACTGCGGCTATGCTTGAGAGGATGCAAGAGCAGCAAGACGAGGGGCTGAAATTTAATCAAAGAGAGGGCGAGGACGCACCTGCCGTGCGCGAGAAAAAGATACCTCGCAACTCCCCTTGCCCTTGCGGGAGCGGGAAAAAATATAAGGACTGCTGCGGTAAAAGCGGCCCTAAAAAGGGCATCCTGGCTTAA
- the lolA gene encoding LolA-like outer membrane lipoprotein chaperone, translating to MRKFLITTLLAVASFGAGLNFKSLQSDFTQIVFSEGSSVTYKGRFYAKNDNTALWIYESPTPKRIYFDKQRVVVIEDELEQAIISRLDDTPNLTQILAHAEQIQPTLYKAIYDGVDYLITMKNGLPVMIDYKDKLSNKIKITLNNTLKDAIIPQETLTPVIPQGYDIVNQ from the coding sequence ATGAGAAAATTTTTGATAACCACCCTATTAGCCGTTGCTAGCTTTGGCGCGGGGCTAAATTTCAAAAGCTTGCAAAGCGACTTCACCCAGATCGTTTTTAGCGAGGGCTCAAGCGTCACTTACAAGGGTAGATTTTACGCTAAAAACGACAATACTGCGCTTTGGATATACGAAAGCCCGACGCCAAAGAGGATATATTTTGATAAACAGCGCGTCGTCGTGATAGAGGACGAGCTTGAGCAAGCCATCATCTCACGCCTTGACGATACGCCGAATTTGACTCAGATCCTAGCTCACGCTGAGCAGATCCAGCCTACTTTATATAAGGCGATCTATGACGGAGTGGACTACCTCATCACGATGAAAAACGGCCTGCCTGTGATGATAGACTATAAAGACAAGCTTTCTAACAAAATAAAAATCACGCTAAATAATACGCTAAAAGACGCCATCATCCCGCAAGAGACGCTAACTCCCGTCATCCCGCAAGGATATGATATAGTAAATCAATAA
- a CDS encoding ATP-dependent DNA helicase has protein sequence MLEQILEILKHSNLFLTGGGGVGKTYLTQAVIKHYRSELKNVVILGSTGISAVGLGGVSVHSFFKFGICKNYEELRLFDRRQRGKLSSVRSMLDSCDLLVIDEISMVSADLMEMIRYRLNTSKFKGRVLLVGDFYQLPPVQKQDSAQLFKFTYAFSSSAWSDMGLKNVELLVSKRTQDMKFYEILSRLRVGELDDEVVGYISSLKVDKFVLNNDTSVLFGRNYEADMLNQERLNAIDSPLEISTAEVKVFDENLSEKTLANWINALNSPVNLGMKIGAKIIFTTNKWGEYYNGEQGKIMQIIKEGGVCSSVIVQKDSGEIVEISRNCFELSEFASDDDEIVQNTLATFLQFPFKLAYALTIHKSQGMSINSLVCDLNHIFANGQLYVALSRAINPERLSLFYNKDGDFRQYLRKVVKIDEEVRKFYTSNTFENIKENL, from the coding sequence ATGCTTGAGCAAATTTTAGAAATTTTAAAGCACTCGAACCTCTTTTTGACTGGTGGCGGCGGGGTCGGCAAGACCTATCTCACGCAAGCCGTGATCAAGCACTACCGAAGCGAGCTGAAAAACGTCGTGATATTAGGCTCTACGGGCATCAGCGCGGTCGGGCTTGGCGGCGTGAGTGTGCATAGCTTTTTTAAATTCGGTATCTGTAAAAACTACGAGGAGCTAAGGCTGTTTGACAGGAGGCAAAGAGGCAAGCTAAGTAGCGTAAGATCGATGTTAGATAGCTGTGATCTACTTGTGATAGATGAGATCTCGATGGTGAGCGCGGATCTAATGGAGATGATACGTTACCGCCTAAATACCTCAAAATTTAAGGGACGCGTGCTATTGGTGGGCGATTTTTATCAGCTGCCTCCCGTACAAAAGCAAGACTCTGCGCAGCTGTTTAAATTTACCTACGCCTTTAGCTCGAGTGCTTGGAGTGATATGGGGCTTAAAAATGTTGAATTGCTCGTGTCAAAACGCACACAGGATATGAAATTTTACGAAATTTTATCGCGGCTTAGAGTAGGTGAGCTAGATGATGAGGTCGTTGGCTATATCTCATCTTTAAAAGTCGATAAATTTGTCTTAAACAATGATACCAGCGTGCTTTTTGGCAGAAACTACGAAGCTGATATGCTAAATCAAGAGAGACTAAACGCTATCGACAGCCCGCTTGAAATCTCGACTGCCGAAGTCAAAGTCTTTGATGAAAATTTAAGCGAAAAAACGCTTGCAAACTGGATAAACGCGCTAAATAGCCCGGTAAATTTAGGTATGAAGATCGGCGCAAAGATAATCTTTACTACAAACAAATGGGGCGAATACTACAACGGCGAGCAAGGCAAGATCATGCAGATCATCAAAGAGGGCGGCGTCTGCTCTAGCGTCATCGTGCAAAAAGATAGCGGCGAGATAGTCGAAATTTCAAGAAATTGCTTCGAACTCAGCGAATTTGCGTCTGATGATGACGAGATCGTGCAAAATACGCTGGCAACGTTTTTGCAGTTTCCGTTTAAGCTGGCATACGCACTCACCATCCACAAATCACAAGGCATGAGTATAAATTCCCTCGTCTGCGATCTAAATCACATCTTTGCCAACGGGCAGCTTTATGTGGCGCTTTCTCGCGCGATAAATCCCGAGAGGCTGAGCCTTTTTTACAACAAAGACGGCGATTTTAGGCAGTATTTAAGAAAAGTGGTTAAAATTGACGAGGAAGTTAGGAAATTTTATACGAGCAATACTTTTGAAAACATCAAGGAGAATTTATAG